The DNA region TGAAAGTCATTTTAGTGACCAGCCAAGTGGTGCTGAGGTCAAAATGTTCtctttacattttcatatttgGCAGGTTAGGAGGGACCTTAAAAACACGTGTGGCAGGCCGTggccatggctcagtggtagaactcctGCAGAGCAtgtatgaggaactgggttccatcctggtaccatgtaaaaattaaacataaataaataaaggtattaaaaaaaatgcatggcaGTACCTGTCAGTGAGTATGGTCACAGTCCTTTAAAAACAACCTTAGACAATAAACATCTATTCTATAATTAAGGTGGACCCTCCAGGGTCTCTGCAATGTGGATACctcattattttttcctccagttATTTCTTAGTCTCAGTTTCCATTCACAACTATTTCTGTGGGAACCCCTAGATCGTCCATGATCCTTTCCCTGACTGCTGGACCTGGGTTAAGCTGTCTTTGAGAATATCACAGAGCCACATGAGGATGAGTAGTCTAAGGGGCATTCTGGGCATGTAGGTGGTTCTAGTGCAGACCAGTAGAGGGCCAAGGCCGGTTGGCTTTGTTCAGCGCAAGCGTGGGACTGTCAGTTCTTAAatgaggaaggaagagcatggaTGAGTCAGTGCTTTCTGGTGTTTAATTTCTGGCCTGATTTCCTATAGACGGGACTTGAAAACCTCCAGGTCAGCATCTCCCCATCCCAATGCTGTATGTTGTTTTAGTGAACTTAGAGGCGAAACCTAGTATTTCCTGGGTCTTGAGATAATCACAACAGCATTGAGGCAAACCACTGTCCCTACTTGGGTGACccagtttttacatttttggtgcttaattttctcttcattttcttcccaacttttacttttttttttttaagagatagggtcttatatgttgcccaggctgacctggaactcctgggctcaatgattctcctgcatcagcgtcccaagtagctggaattcaACTTTTACTTAAACattgcaaaaacaataaaaatttatacataaaattaatcatcccAAATTTACTCTTCTAACACATTTGATGCATATTTCACATATTGTATCTTAGTTTTTGTcatgggaacatttttttttttaaagagagagttagagaggggagagagagagagagagagagagagagagagagaatttttaatatttattttttttagttctcggcggacacaacatctttgttggtatgtggtactaaggatcgaacccgggccgcacgcatgccaggcgagcgcgctaccgcttgagccaaatccccagcccggGAACATATTTTTTGAACATAGTCAGACTCACAGTACACAGGCTATTCTGCATAtcgttttttttttggggggggggatgctggggattgaacccagggccttgtgcatgtgggcaagcactctacctagccctcatttttttttttccaatcctggggattgaaccctgggcctcaccaTGTGCTagacaatactttttatttatttatttacttttatttttggtaccaatgATGGAACCAAGGGGTGTTTAACTACTAAACACATCTGcaaccctttctattttattttgagacagggccttgctaagttgcttagagcgttgctaaattgttgaggctggttttgagcatatgattctcttgcctcagcctccgaagccacTAGGACTACAGTTGTGCATTACCATATCCAGCTCTgcctaacaatttttaaatttgacattAAGAATATTCTCAGATATATGTTCAGTTTCCAgcacctcaaaaacaaaacaaaacaacaacaaaaaattatatcccagatttctgggtgtggtggtacactcttataatcccagccagtcaggaggttgaggcaggaggatcacaagtttgaggccagactcagcaacttagcaagatcctgtctcaaaataaaaaggttaggactgtggctcagtggtagagcactcacctagcatgtgtgaggcactgggtttgagcctcagcaccacataaagataaataaatgtattgttcatctacaactaaacaataaagttattttaaaaataaaattaaaaaataagaaggatgggatgtggctcagtggtaaagtgctccagGTTTAATCCGCAGTACAAaaaggctggggggggggggaaatcccTAGTTTGCTTGGCAGTTTCCATAACCATAAttattgaaaagataaataaaaaaggttttataaatacttttaaaaaaattactgttcCTCTCAACATTTTGTCTCATCTTTGTCTCACTAGGAAAAAAACATCTACCTATAATGCAAATACTTGCATTTACCACACATAGGCAAATAAATAACCATACACACAATCTCTATATTTTCTGTACATCTCTTTTTCTAAATGCACATATTGGTGTCTATATTTGGCTTGCTATGTACATGTTTATATCACTGTAATTATCAATACAGATTTCCCAGTATGTACATTCAAGTCCCCGTCTTTCTCCAGCTGCACCCAGCCACACCCATTTCTGCATCTGCCTGTGTATTTTGTGCTCTTGATTGCCCCTGCCCTGCATTAGGCCACATATAGGCCAGCAAAGCATACTTCCTGAGCTGAGGCATTCACTCATGACTGGATCAAATATATTCCCACTCTCAAGTTTCATCATTTCCTGGGCATTTAGAATGCGATCATCTGACTTTCCAGTATCTCCCGACAACCACTTCATTGCCATTCACCTGGAAATGGGGCCCCTGgaaaacaaggaaaaacaaataaaaagtgcaTACATCTTCTGAGAAgcctgtttgttttcttttgccacaTTTGctccatagcagcagcagcaacaacaacgacaaaaagaaaaacaaaacaaagaaagagaaccAACCAATAAATGAAACCTACCAGGTTATTTGCACAGAGTGAACAAAAATGGTTtcaagcaaatatttgttgaatcttTACCCACTCCATAATTAAATACTGCTTTCCACTTATATCTGGATGAATGGAAGCACTGCAGTGGAAGGTGCCAGATGTCATCTGCCACAGTCCTTAGCACAATCTGAAATAGGAGAGGGGCCCAGAAGGCGAGCTGAGCTATGCTTTCTCTCAAGCAAGATTCCTGCCATGACCAAGACAACTTCTTGGGGCTTCTCTTTTTGTCAGTCCTCTGGTTATCTATTTCTGCATTGCAAATGACCCTAGCACTTAGTGACTAAATGATTGGTTTTGTTCTTATGGTTGTGTGAGTTGACTGAGCTCAGCTTAGCAGATTTCACTTGGGATCTTTTGTGTGTTCGGATGTTGTTTAGGGATGCAGGTCATCTGAAGACTTGATGGGATCCAAATTTCAGAGAGCTTCTTACATGGCTGGTACTTGATGCTAACTCTACTGAGAACTTAGCTAAGGCAATGAACTGAGAAGCCTTCCCAGGTGATGTGGGCATCCTCTTGGCATGGTGGCTGAGGTCTGAGAGGGAGAATCTCAGCAGTGAATGTTTCAAGATGGCCACATGAGAGCCGTAAGGCATCTTAATATTAGGTGGAACTTGACACAGGCAACACCATTTTGAAATATACCCCATAATAGAATAAGAGTTGCCTCACTCTGACTCAGCCTGACCTTAAACTCTAGACAGTACCCCATTGTCACGCAAAGAAAGGAAATTGCTATCTGGGACTAAAATCTCGAAAACGAATGGTTCCACATGGAACAGTGACAACCTCAAAGAATAGAAATGACGACCAAAAGGATCCTTCCGTGACAACCCTCTGGCAATGCCTAAACCATAAAATATCCCCTCACTCCCTTGTGCTCCTTCAGCTACCCAGGCTGTAAGCAGAAGATGGGTCTCAGTCTCCACTGGGTCCCCTCCACAGGTTTGTCCCAAATAAACCTCTGTTGAGCtgcctcccttctctcttctttatttccttcattcaCTTCTTTCCTTACACTTGAGACTGAGTCTTGAGTATCCAAAATGTCCCTCCACTCTAAATCACTGAGCCAGCCCTGATTGAAAGGAAGGGGAATTAGACGGTACCTCTTGAGGCAGATTGCAACATTAACAtatagggaaggaagaaaaaggcagCAGCAGTCCTCTTCAAAGATAATTGACAGATCATCAGCAACCAAGCAGTAAACAAGTAGATCTACCTTAAACTCCTACCTCATACAGAACTTTGGGAGATACTATGGAGGCACCCAAATACATAAGACATGGTTTCCTAACAATTAAGATCCCTTGTGGGgacaggagtggtggcacatacctgtaaccccaaaggctccagaggttgaggcaggaggattgcaagttcaaagccagtctctgcaacacagaggcactaagcaactcagtgagaccctgtctctaaataaaatacaaaatagggctggggatgtggctcagtggtcaagtgcccttgagttaaatccccagt from Ictidomys tridecemlineatus isolate mIctTri1 chromosome 5, mIctTri1.hap1, whole genome shotgun sequence includes:
- the LOC144378064 gene encoding uncharacterized protein LOC144378064 isoform X1, whose product is MDFKMKLILLTVPAWVSAKVYSGCSIPVNSKDGKRKRLTCPQEPWGLQHSHHSWEKMHRETGFELAILLPQPLEPLGLQIVLRTVADDIWHLPLQCFHSSRYKWKAVFNYGVGKDSTNICLKPFLFTLCK